A genome region from Anastrepha obliqua isolate idAnaObli1 chromosome 4, idAnaObli1_1.0, whole genome shotgun sequence includes the following:
- the LOC129244909 gene encoding sapecin-like, whose translation MKTIILFAGLICAFCLFHGTKAAPADTTTLELEGDQLAVLKDEPVAELSRQKRATCDLLSGTGVNHSACAAHCVLRGNRGGYCNDRAVCVCRN comes from the coding sequence ATGAAGACAATCATACTTTTCGCCGGTCTTATCTGCGCTTTCTGCTTGTTTCATGGCACCAAGGCCGCACCTGCTGATACAACTACTCTGGAACTAGAAGGGGACCAGTTGGCCGTGCTGAAGGATGAACCTGTGGCAGAATTGAGTCGTCAAAAGCGTGCCACATGCGATCTACTGAGTGGAACTGGTGTTAATCATAGCGCTTGTGCCGCCCATTGCGTACTTCGCGGCAATCGTGGGGGCTACTGTAACGATCGCGCTGTGTGCGTCTGCCGTAACTGA